The following proteins are co-located in the Apis mellifera strain DH4 linkage group LG9, Amel_HAv3.1, whole genome shotgun sequence genome:
- the LOC725671 gene encoding homeobox protein Nkx-2.8 isoform X2 translates to MANGYDDYYDAPWHLFPPDYVEEEYRILESFKMPRSTSFHIHDILQLDSKPSQEETEVQGSTTVLPTTNDVPSTYQQFFEHTTAMLQPAIYANLNRGTLPPPPPPLLAWPTGPTLPTTLPQPLEEVNVLQQPDSTSPTISDLSFPPKQEANHECKEEESAEFEDEQQANEIQPHETEHKKRKRRVLFSKAQTFELERRFRQQKYLSAPEREHLASIIRLTPTQVKIWFQNHRYKTKRAATEASGSGCSPRRVAVPLLIKDGKPCQSKLMEPATYPATGQVPMPPYIQKPYWW, encoded by the exons ATGGCAAACGGATACGACGATTACTACGACGCACCCTGGCATCTCTTCCCTCCGGATTACGTCGAGGAGGAATACAG AATTTTGGAGAGCTTCAAGATGCCCAGGAGCACAAGTTTTCACATCCATGACATTCTGCAGCTTGATTCGAAGCCGTCCCAGGAGGAAACGGAAGTGCAAG GTAGTACCACGGTGCTACCGACCACGAACGATGTTCCGTCGACATACCAACAGTTCTTCGAGCACACGACGGCCATGTTACAGCCCGCGATATACGCGAATCTGAACAGAGGCACCTTACCACCCCCGCCGCCACCTTTATTGGCATGGCCGACCGGTCCAACGTTACCGACCACGTTGCCTCAGCCTTTGGAAGAGGTGAATG TGTTGCAGCAACCAGACTCGACCAGCCCGACCATCTCGGATCTGTCGTTCCCACCGAAGCAGGAGGCGAACCACGAGTGCAAAGAGGAAGAGTCGGCCGAGTTCGAGGACGAGCAGCAGGCGAACGAGATCCAACCCCACGAGACGGAGCACAAAAAGCGGAAGAGGCGAGTGTTGTTCTCCAAGGCGCAGACGTTCGAGCTCGAGAGACGTTTCCGCCAGCAGAAATACCTGAGCGCCCCCGAGAGGGAGCATTTGGCCTCGATTATACGGCTGACCCCCACCCAGGTGAAGATCTGGTTCCAGAATCACAGGTACAAGACGAAGAGAGCGGCGACTGAGGCGAGCGGAAGCGGTTGTTCGCCCAGAAGGGTCGCTGTACCGTTGCTGATCAAGGATGGGAAACCATGCCAGTCGAAGCTGATGGAGCCTGCCACGTATCCGGCCACGGGCCAGGTACCTATGCCGCCTTACATACAGAAACCTTATTGGTGGTAA
- the LOC725671 gene encoding homeobox protein Nkx-2.8 isoform X1, translating into MADKNKILPWSMLSYQTSLLNHVWYSQLAFSNRILESFKMPRSTSFHIHDILQLDSKPSQEETEVQGSTTVLPTTNDVPSTYQQFFEHTTAMLQPAIYANLNRGTLPPPPPPLLAWPTGPTLPTTLPQPLEEVNVLQQPDSTSPTISDLSFPPKQEANHECKEEESAEFEDEQQANEIQPHETEHKKRKRRVLFSKAQTFELERRFRQQKYLSAPEREHLASIIRLTPTQVKIWFQNHRYKTKRAATEASGSGCSPRRVAVPLLIKDGKPCQSKLMEPATYPATGQVPMPPYIQKPYWW; encoded by the exons ATGGCGGACAAGAATAAGATTCTGCCCTGGTCGATGCTATCCTATCAGACCAGTCTCTTGAATCACGTCTGGTACAGCCAGCTCGCTTTCAGTAATAG AATTTTGGAGAGCTTCAAGATGCCCAGGAGCACAAGTTTTCACATCCATGACATTCTGCAGCTTGATTCGAAGCCGTCCCAGGAGGAAACGGAAGTGCAAG GTAGTACCACGGTGCTACCGACCACGAACGATGTTCCGTCGACATACCAACAGTTCTTCGAGCACACGACGGCCATGTTACAGCCCGCGATATACGCGAATCTGAACAGAGGCACCTTACCACCCCCGCCGCCACCTTTATTGGCATGGCCGACCGGTCCAACGTTACCGACCACGTTGCCTCAGCCTTTGGAAGAGGTGAATG TGTTGCAGCAACCAGACTCGACCAGCCCGACCATCTCGGATCTGTCGTTCCCACCGAAGCAGGAGGCGAACCACGAGTGCAAAGAGGAAGAGTCGGCCGAGTTCGAGGACGAGCAGCAGGCGAACGAGATCCAACCCCACGAGACGGAGCACAAAAAGCGGAAGAGGCGAGTGTTGTTCTCCAAGGCGCAGACGTTCGAGCTCGAGAGACGTTTCCGCCAGCAGAAATACCTGAGCGCCCCCGAGAGGGAGCATTTGGCCTCGATTATACGGCTGACCCCCACCCAGGTGAAGATCTGGTTCCAGAATCACAGGTACAAGACGAAGAGAGCGGCGACTGAGGCGAGCGGAAGCGGTTGTTCGCCCAGAAGGGTCGCTGTACCGTTGCTGATCAAGGATGGGAAACCATGCCAGTCGAAGCTGATGGAGCCTGCCACGTATCCGGCCACGGGCCAGGTACCTATGCCGCCTTACATACAGAAACCTTATTGGTGGTAA